One Jannaschia sp. GRR-S6-38 genomic window carries:
- a CDS encoding heme NO-binding domain-containing protein produces the protein MHGLICKSVEGFVIANHGTAAWERVRRDAGLPFERFETMRLYEDGLLEQVVAATAARLDRKVLGLIEDVAHWVCVHPPLEPVRRLIRFTGATFEDLILALDEIEDRARMAVPDLELPSFRVRELGPDAFHVDSEWTMPGASAMLTGVLRAMSDDYGCLAVIESAGFQRDGAVWREAITIHLVAEGHHPARRFDLGAGAA, from the coding sequence ATGCATGGCCTGATCTGCAAATCCGTCGAAGGTTTCGTGATCGCCAATCACGGAACGGCCGCCTGGGAGCGCGTCCGGCGCGATGCGGGTCTGCCGTTCGAACGGTTCGAAACGATGCGCCTCTACGAGGACGGGCTGCTCGAACAGGTGGTCGCGGCCACTGCCGCACGGCTCGACCGCAAGGTGCTCGGCCTGATCGAGGATGTCGCCCATTGGGTTTGCGTCCATCCGCCGCTCGAACCGGTGCGCCGCCTGATCCGCTTCACCGGGGCGACCTTCGAGGACCTGATCCTCGCGCTCGACGAGATCGAGGATCGCGCGCGCATGGCCGTGCCGGATCTCGAATTGCCGAGCTTCCGGGTCCGGGAACTGGGCCCGGATGCCTTTCACGTGGACAGCGAATGGACGATGCCGGGGGCCTCGGCGATGCTGACGGGGGTCCTGCGGGCGATGTCGGACGATTACGGCTGTCTTGCGGTGATCGAATCCGCCGGCTTCCAGCGCGACGGCGCGGTCTGGCGCGAGGCGATCACGATCCACCTCGTGGCGGAGGGTCATCATCCCGCCCGGCGTTTCGATCTGGGGGCGGGCGCGGCATGA
- a CDS encoding trimethylamine methyltransferase family protein — translation MDSLISDTPKRRRAGGRRGHQDRAGHAVIEQMPFRQPFNPDRPTEPLGPEGVAAIHDGVLHILSEIGIEFLNPDAVAHLKRAGCRVDGTNVRMDRDFVTEMVARAPAEFTITPRNPDRALRIGGGWMAFGNVSSPPNYWDLKTGKQTGSWARYVDFLKLSQYFNCIHFVGGYPVEPVDVHAAIRHLDCLQAKLELTDKVVHAYSLGRERVEDVMEMVRIAGGLSHAEFEAQPRMYTNINSVSPLKHDFPMLEGAMIHARRGQPVIVTPFTLAGAMAPVTMAGAVTLSLAEALAAIALLQFIAPGAPVAIGTFTSNVDMKSGAPAFGTPEYIRATQMTGQMARFYGLPLRSSGVCAANVPDAQATWETSASLWAAIQSGSNMVYHAAGWLEGGLIASPEKFVMDCEMLQQIQRYFDPALWATGPGDLALDAVAEVGSGGHYFGCQHTQDRYQQAFYAPFLSDWRNYEAWDAAGGVWTAERAHALSRRIIDGFEAPPLAEDRREALAEFVAQRKAEGGAPTDF, via the coding sequence ATGGACAGCCTCATTTCGGACACGCCGAAACGCAGACGGGCCGGCGGCCGCCGCGGCCACCAGGATCGCGCGGGTCACGCGGTCATCGAGCAGATGCCCTTCCGCCAGCCCTTCAACCCCGATCGCCCCACCGAACCGCTAGGCCCCGAGGGGGTCGCGGCGATCCATGACGGCGTGCTGCACATCCTCTCGGAGATCGGGATCGAGTTCCTGAACCCCGATGCCGTCGCCCATCTCAAGCGCGCAGGCTGCCGCGTCGACGGCACGAATGTCCGCATGGATCGCGATTTCGTCACCGAGATGGTCGCCCGCGCCCCGGCCGAGTTCACCATCACCCCGCGCAATCCCGACCGCGCCCTGCGGATCGGCGGCGGCTGGATGGCCTTTGGCAACGTCTCCAGCCCGCCGAACTACTGGGACCTGAAGACCGGCAAGCAGACGGGAAGCTGGGCGCGCTACGTCGATTTCCTGAAATTATCGCAGTATTTCAACTGTATCCATTTCGTTGGCGGCTACCCGGTCGAGCCCGTCGACGTCCATGCCGCGATCCGCCATCTCGACTGCCTGCAGGCCAAGCTCGAGCTGACCGACAAGGTCGTCCACGCCTATTCGCTGGGCCGCGAACGGGTTGAGGACGTGATGGAGATGGTCCGCATCGCCGGCGGGCTCAGCCATGCCGAGTTCGAGGCGCAGCCGCGGATGTACACCAACATCAACTCCGTCAGCCCGCTCAAGCACGACTTCCCGATGCTCGAGGGTGCGATGATCCACGCGCGTCGCGGCCAACCCGTCATCGTCACGCCCTTCACCCTCGCCGGTGCGATGGCCCCGGTGACGATGGCCGGGGCCGTGACGCTCAGCCTCGCCGAGGCGCTGGCCGCCATCGCGCTTCTGCAATTCATCGCCCCCGGCGCGCCGGTCGCCATCGGCACCTTCACCTCGAATGTCGACATGAAATCCGGCGCCCCCGCCTTCGGCACGCCCGAATATATCCGCGCCACGCAAATGACTGGCCAGATGGCGCGCTTCTACGGGCTGCCGCTGCGCTCCTCCGGGGTCTGCGCGGCGAATGTCCCCGACGCGCAGGCCACCTGGGAGACCTCGGCCTCGCTCTGGGCCGCAATCCAGTCGGGCAGCAACATGGTCTATCACGCCGCCGGCTGGCTGGAGGGCGGGCTGATCGCCAGCCCCGAGAAATTCGTGATGGATTGCGAGATGCTGCAGCAGATCCAGCGGTACTTCGACCCGGCCCTCTGGGCCACGGGCCCGGGGGATCTCGCGCTCGACGCGGTGGCCGAGGTCGGGTCCGGCGGCCATTACTTCGGCTGCCAGCACACGCAGGACCGCTACCAGCAGGCCTTCTACGCGCCGTTCCTGTCGGATTGGCGTAATTACGAGGCCTGGGATGCCGCCGGCGGGGTCTGGACGGCCGAACGGGCCCACGCGCTATCACGCCGGATCATCGACGGCTTCGAGGCACCGCCCCTGGCGGAGGACCGCCGCGAGGCGTTGGCCGAATTCGTCGCCCAGCGAAAGGCGGAGGGCGGCGCGCCCACCGATTTCTGA
- a CDS encoding HAD family hydrolase: MIRAILFDKDGTLTDFRRTWEAWIPGTIRALARATRTDAALLAEIFGVDLAAGRIRPDGRFVTATHHETVDLLAPATGWSPEALAAWWDAATLSVEQVPVTPLDPFLAGLRRRGLALGVITNAVEAEAHYQLAGLGAAPHLDRVIACDSGFGAKPDPAGARDFAARLGLDPAHVALVGDGLTDMGAARGAGMLALGVTTGTLDAAALAPHADHVLPDITALPAWLDARAAA, from the coding sequence ATGATCCGGGCGATTCTCTTCGACAAGGACGGCACGCTGACCGACTTCCGGCGCACCTGGGAGGCTTGGATCCCGGGCACGATCCGCGCTCTCGCCCGCGCGACGCGGACCGATGCGGCCCTGCTGGCCGAGATCTTCGGCGTCGACCTCGCCGCTGGCCGCATCCGCCCCGACGGCCGCTTCGTCACCGCCACCCATCACGAGACAGTCGACCTGCTCGCGCCCGCGACCGGCTGGTCGCCCGAGGCGCTGGCTGCGTGGTGGGACGCAGCGACGCTGTCGGTGGAACAGGTGCCGGTCACGCCGCTCGACCCGTTCCTGGCGGGGCTGCGCCGCCGGGGGCTGGCGCTGGGCGTCATCACCAACGCGGTCGAGGCCGAGGCGCATTACCAACTCGCTGGCCTGGGCGCCGCGCCGCATCTCGACCGCGTGATCGCCTGCGACAGCGGCTTCGGCGCCAAGCCCGATCCGGCGGGTGCGCGCGACTTCGCCGCCCGCCTGGGCCTCGATCCGGCCCATGTCGCGCTGGTCGGCGACGGGCTGACCGACATGGGTGCCGCTCGCGGGGCGGGGATGCTGGCGCTGGGGGTGACGACGGGCACGCTCGATGCGGCCGCGCTCGCGCCGCATGCCGACCATGTCCTGCCCGACATCACCGCGCTGCCCGCCTGGCTCGACGCCCGCGCCGCCGCCTGA
- a CDS encoding DUF1223 domain-containing protein, translating into MRLRTLLPLAATLLAAPAAADPVVVELFTSQGCSSCPPADEMLGQLAQHEDVIALSLHVDYWDWIGWADTFAAPEFTARQRAYATAAKSEVVYTPQFVVGGRDSLAGAKGLQLSELIAAHRDANGDVLRIASTGTGRQVMADATVLDAPARLMLVTVLPEAEVRILHGENAGRDVTYHNVVRAWQDLAQWSGEDLTLDLPDMPDGLVHFVLAQAMPDGLPGPILGAVRVD; encoded by the coding sequence ATGCGCCTCAGAACTCTTCTCCCCCTCGCCGCAACGCTGCTGGCCGCCCCCGCGGCTGCCGACCCGGTGGTGGTGGAGCTGTTCACGTCGCAAGGCTGCTCGTCCTGCCCGCCCGCCGACGAGATGCTCGGCCAGCTCGCACAGCACGAGGACGTGATCGCCCTGTCGCTGCATGTCGATTACTGGGACTGGATCGGCTGGGCGGATACCTTCGCCGCTCCGGAATTCACTGCCCGGCAGCGCGCCTATGCCACCGCCGCCAAGTCCGAAGTGGTCTACACCCCGCAATTCGTCGTCGGCGGCCGCGATTCGCTCGCGGGTGCGAAGGGGCTGCAGCTCTCCGAGCTAATCGCCGCCCATCGCGACGCCAATGGCGACGTGCTGCGCATCGCCTCAACCGGCACCGGGCGGCAGGTGATGGCGGATGCCACGGTGCTCGACGCGCCCGCGCGGTTGATGCTGGTCACCGTCCTGCCCGAGGCCGAGGTGCGCATCCTGCATGGCGAGAACGCGGGTCGCGACGTGACCTATCACAACGTCGTCCGCGCCTGGCAGGACCTGGCCCAATGGTCGGGCGAGGACCTGACGCTGGACCTGCCCGACATGCCCGACGGGCTGGTGCATTTCGTGCTGGCGCAAGCGATGCCCGACGGGCTGCCCGGGCCGATCTTGGGCGCGGTGCGGGTGGACTGA
- the acnA gene encoding aconitate hydratase AcnA, which yields MTVQVGTDTAKTRRQLKAGGQTVSYYSIAAATEAGLGDFSKLPACLKVVLENMLRFEDGGRTVSTDDVKAFAEWAEKGGKNPREIAYRPARVLMQDFTGVPAVVDLAAMRDGIKALGGDAQKINPLNPVDLVIDHSVMIDEFGNPRAFQHNVDREYERNMERYQFLKWGQTAFNNFRVVPPGTGICHQVNLEYLSQTVWTDEDQTGETVAYPDTLVGTDSHTTMVNGAAVLGWGVGGIEAEAAMLGQPISMLIPEVVGFELTGRMMEGTTGTDLVLKVVEMLREKGVVGKFVEFYGKGLDNLPLADRATIGNMAPEYGATCGFFPIDAETLRYLEMTGRDKDRIALVEAYAKENGFWRDADYAPVYTDTLSLDMGTIVPAISGPKRPQDFIALTDAAKAFGEYVKGQREGKDASARAEVRWEGEGGAPEPVTIPGDEGHHMRGHVNGGEADREQLHDGSIVIASITSCTNTSNPYVMIGAGLVARKARALGLNRKPWVKTSLAPGSQVVSHYLEAAGLQEDLDAIGFNLVGYGCTTCIGNSGPLAPEISKTINDHDLIATSVLSGNRNFEGRISPDVRANYLASPPLVVAYALVGDMNVDITTQPLGQDKDGNDVFLKDIWPSQAEIAELVERTVTREAFQEKYADVFKGDDKWQGVEVSGGETYDWPASSTYVQNPPYFQGMDPKPGAIEDVKGARVLALLGDMITTDHISPAGSFKESSPAGQYLKERQVPVREFNSYGSRRGNHEVMMRGTFANIRIRNEMLSGVEGGYTKGPDGEQTSIFDAAMAWQAKGVPLVVIGGEQYGAGSSRDWAAKGTALLGVKAVIAENFERIHRSNLVGMGVIPFEFTGGDTRSSLGLTGEEEVTIEGLADVRPLAEVPAQIKMADGSVKEITLRCRIDTEVEIDYIKNGGVLHYVLRNLASTAVAAE from the coding sequence ATGACCGTCCAAGTCGGAACCGACACCGCCAAGACCCGCCGCCAGCTCAAGGCCGGCGGACAGACCGTCAGCTACTATTCCATCGCCGCGGCGACCGAGGCGGGCTTGGGCGATTTCTCCAAGCTGCCCGCCTGCCTGAAGGTCGTACTCGAGAACATGCTGCGCTTCGAGGATGGCGGCCGCACGGTCTCGACCGACGACGTGAAGGCCTTCGCCGAGTGGGCCGAGAAGGGCGGCAAGAACCCGCGCGAGATCGCCTACCGCCCCGCGCGCGTGCTGATGCAGGACTTCACCGGGGTTCCGGCGGTGGTCGACCTGGCCGCGATGCGCGACGGCATCAAGGCGCTGGGCGGCGACGCGCAGAAGATCAACCCGCTCAACCCTGTCGACCTGGTCATTGACCACTCGGTCATGATCGACGAGTTCGGCAACCCGCGCGCCTTCCAGCACAACGTGGACCGCGAATACGAGCGCAACATGGAGCGCTACCAGTTCCTGAAATGGGGCCAGACCGCGTTCAACAACTTCCGCGTCGTGCCCCCCGGCACCGGCATCTGCCACCAGGTCAACCTGGAATACTTGTCCCAGACCGTCTGGACCGACGAGGACCAGACCGGCGAGACGGTGGCCTATCCGGACACGCTGGTGGGCACCGACAGCCACACCACCATGGTCAACGGCGCCGCCGTCCTGGGCTGGGGCGTGGGCGGGATCGAGGCCGAGGCCGCGATGCTGGGCCAGCCGATCTCGATGCTGATCCCCGAGGTCGTGGGCTTCGAGCTGACCGGCCGGATGATGGAAGGCACCACCGGCACGGATCTCGTGCTCAAGGTGGTCGAGATGCTGCGCGAGAAGGGCGTGGTGGGCAAGTTCGTCGAGTTCTACGGCAAGGGGCTCGACAACCTGCCGCTGGCCGACCGCGCCACGATCGGCAACATGGCCCCCGAATACGGCGCCACCTGCGGCTTCTTCCCGATCGACGCCGAGACGCTGCGCTATCTGGAGATGACGGGCCGCGACAAGGACCGCATCGCGCTGGTCGAGGCCTATGCCAAGGAAAACGGCTTCTGGCGCGACGCCGATTACGCGCCGGTCTACACCGACACGCTCAGCCTCGACATGGGCACCATCGTGCCCGCGATCTCGGGCCCGAAGCGCCCGCAGGACTTCATCGCGCTGACCGATGCCGCGAAGGCCTTCGGCGAGTACGTGAAGGGCCAGCGCGAGGGCAAGGACGCCTCCGCCCGCGCCGAGGTGCGCTGGGAAGGCGAGGGCGGCGCGCCCGAGCCGGTCACCATCCCCGGCGACGAGGGCCACCACATGCGCGGCCACGTCAACGGCGGCGAGGCCGACCGCGAGCAGCTGCATGACGGCTCGATCGTGATCGCCTCGATCACCTCCTGCACCAACACCTCGAACCCCTACGTGATGATCGGCGCGGGTCTCGTGGCCCGCAAGGCGCGCGCGCTGGGGCTCAACCGCAAGCCGTGGGTGAAGACGTCGCTCGCGCCCGGCAGCCAAGTCGTCTCGCATTATCTCGAGGCCGCCGGCCTGCAGGAGGATCTCGACGCCATCGGCTTCAACCTCGTGGGCTACGGCTGCACCACCTGTATCGGCAATTCGGGCCCGCTGGCGCCCGAAATCTCGAAGACGATCAACGATCACGACCTGATCGCGACCTCGGTGCTGTCGGGCAACCGCAACTTCGAGGGCCGCATCTCGCCCGACGTCCGGGCCAACTACCTGGCCTCGCCGCCGCTGGTGGTGGCCTATGCGCTGGTGGGCGACATGAATGTCGACATCACGACCCAGCCGCTCGGTCAGGACAAGGATGGCAACGACGTCTTCCTCAAGGATATCTGGCCCAGCCAGGCCGAGATCGCCGAACTGGTCGAGCGCACCGTCACCCGCGAGGCCTTCCAGGAGAAATACGCCGACGTCTTCAAGGGCGACGACAAGTGGCAGGGCGTCGAGGTGTCGGGCGGCGAGACCTACGATTGGCCCGCCTCCTCGACCTACGTGCAGAACCCGCCCTATTTCCAGGGCATGGACCCGAAGCCGGGCGCTATCGAGGACGTAAAGGGCGCGCGCGTGCTGGCGCTGCTGGGCGACATGATCACCACCGATCACATCTCGCCCGCCGGCTCCTTCAAGGAAAGCTCGCCCGCGGGCCAGTACCTGAAGGAGCGCCAGGTGCCGGTGCGGGAGTTCAACTCCTACGGCTCCCGCCGCGGCAATCACGAGGTGATGATGCGCGGCACCTTCGCCAATATCCGCATCCGCAACGAGATGCTGTCCGGCGTCGAGGGCGGCTACACCAAGGGCCCCGACGGCGAGCAGACCTCCATCTTCGACGCCGCAATGGCGTGGCAGGCCAAGGGCGTGCCGCTGGTCGTGATCGGCGGCGAGCAATATGGCGCGGGCTCCTCGCGCGACTGGGCGGCAAAGGGCACGGCGCTTCTGGGCGTGAAGGCGGTCATCGCCGAGAATTTCGAGCGCATCCACCGCTCGAACCTCGTCGGCATGGGCGTCATCCCGTTCGAGTTCACCGGCGGCGACACGCGGTCCTCGCTGGGCCTGACCGGCGAGGAAGAGGTCACGATCGAGGGCCTCGCCGATGTGCGCCCGCTGGCCGAAGTGCCCGCGCAGATCAAGATGGCCGACGGGTCGGTCAAGGAGATCACGCTGCGCTGCCGGATCGATACCGAGGTGGAGATCGACTACATCAAAAACGGCGGCGTGCTGCATTACGTGCTGCGCAACCTCGCCTCCACGGCCGTCGCCGCGGAGTGA